GGTCGCGCGGAATAGTGCGGTCCGTGATCAGCGGAAAACGACGACCGTCGCCCCCCACCCGCCCCGCTCGGCCGGCGCGTCGAAGAAACGCTCGACGTCGGCGCGGCGGGCGAGCAGCGACCGGACGATCTCGCGCTGGACGCCGATCCCGCGGCCGTGGATCAGCCGGACCTCGTGGAAGAGCGGCCGGGCGGCGTCCAGGTACTCGGTCACCGCCGAGGGAACGTCGGCCGGGAGGAA
This region of Thermoanaerobaculia bacterium genomic DNA includes:
- a CDS encoding Smr/MutS family protein; this encodes FLPADVPSAVTEYLDAARPLFHEVRLIHGRGIGVQREIVRSLLARRADVERFFDAPAERGGWGATVVVFR